The following coding sequences are from one Streptomyces sp. NBC_00536 window:
- a CDS encoding helix-turn-helix transcriptional regulator, translating into MSRRARITPTEAGLPDGGARRRTPGLRREEVAVLAGVGVSWYQWLEQGRDITVSPQVLDAVGRVLKLTSAEQRHLYVLAGLNPPAPQVAPSAQNMCDGLQRLIDAWMPFPAHIMDVYWNTVMYNDAASMVLGMRPEIVQNCLIAFFTDPLYRSRTKRWEEIASHVVAQFRAACSETPNDDGFRAVVEEAREVSPVFSDLWERRDIEPGGQLQKEFEHPVVGALFVESTQLRVPARPDLSIVLHTPLPGTDTAEKLEWLASPEGRRGSMYPIAG; encoded by the coding sequence ATGAGCAGACGGGCGCGGATCACCCCGACGGAGGCCGGACTGCCGGACGGCGGGGCCCGCCGCCGCACCCCGGGCCTGCGCAGGGAAGAGGTCGCGGTGCTCGCCGGGGTCGGGGTCTCCTGGTACCAGTGGCTGGAGCAGGGCCGCGACATCACGGTGTCCCCCCAGGTGCTCGACGCGGTGGGCCGGGTCCTGAAGCTGACCAGCGCCGAGCAGCGGCACCTGTACGTGCTGGCGGGTCTCAACCCGCCCGCCCCGCAGGTCGCGCCGTCCGCGCAGAACATGTGTGACGGGCTGCAGCGGCTGATCGACGCGTGGATGCCGTTCCCCGCGCACATCATGGACGTCTACTGGAACACCGTGATGTACAACGACGCGGCCTCGATGGTGCTCGGCATGCGTCCCGAGATCGTGCAGAACTGCCTGATCGCGTTCTTCACCGACCCCCTCTACCGGTCGCGCACCAAGCGCTGGGAGGAGATCGCCTCCCACGTGGTCGCCCAGTTCCGGGCGGCGTGCTCGGAGACGCCGAACGACGACGGGTTCCGCGCGGTCGTCGAGGAGGCGAGGGAGGTCAGCCCGGTGTTCTCGGACCTGTGGGAACGGCGCGACATCGAGCCGGGCGGTCAGCTGCAGAAGGAGTTCGAACACCCCGTGGTGGGCGCACTGTTCGTCGAGTCGACCCAGCTGCGCGTACCGGCCCGCCCCGACCTGTCCATCGTCCTGCACACTCCCCTGCCGGGCACCGACACGGCCGAGAAGCTGGAGTGGCTGGCGTCGCCGGAGGGGCGTCGCGGGTCCATGTACCCGATCGCGGGCTGA